ACAGGTGTGATGCCAGGCGACTGCCTATTGGGAAAACAGCTCTTAGTAGGCTTTTCTAGCGAAGGCGACCCACTTTGTCAGGATATAAAGTTCCGGGGGAACCCATGAAGCTGCCCAGAAGTGATGGGTTTACACTCGTAGAATCAGTGATCGCTGGTGCGGTACTCCTGGTGATCCTCGGTGGTGTGATGATGAAAGTCACATCAATCACAGATCATATTCGGAAGACCGAGCAAATACTAGCACTGGATAGCCTCGAATCATGGCTTGCGCCTCTTCTCACAGATCTGGAAAGCCTACGCTATTCAGCCAGTCTTCTTAAAGATAAGCAACTTCAGGCTTGCCTAGAAGGAAAACTTCCCTGCCGCAGCGACCGAGACTTCCCCCTGCCTGTGTTTCTGAAAGGGCAGAAGAACCCAATCAGTGGCGCCGGGAGTCGCTATGATGCCAATGGCAATTTATGTTTCGATGATAAATGTGAGGCCTATCAAGTAAACACTGTGGTGCAAACCAATTGTTCGGTGGGGGCTGTGTGTGAAAGCCCTTCGTTCTTAACGATTCGTTACGATATAGTTGACTCAAAGTCGAACAAGACGATTCGCAAGTTTTTCCTTGAAGCCAATCGTTTTAGAAACAAGCGCTTTCCCAACTTGTACACCACTTGTGTGGAAAATCAGGTCTTAAGGGGCTTGGGCATCAATGGGGAGCCTCTTTGTGTAGCTCTATCTGATATAAAATTGAAGAACTCTGCTGGTGACATCGATACCGGACAAATTCAAGTCAAGGCAAAGGACTGTGCTGAAGCTAATAGTGATGACAGAGATCAGTTTTACGTGCGCGGGATGAATCGTCAGGGTGATCTTCTTTGTGCGAAGAGGTTTTGGTAATGTTAAAAGATGAGTCTGGTATCAGCACAGTAATGATGGTAATGATTGGTGCTCTTGTGATGAGTACTGTGGGGTCTACAATCATTCTTTTAGATAAGAGGAAAACCTATCTTGAGATTGTTCGAATGCAAACCCGCCTTGAGCTGACAGAAAGACAAGTGAAAGAAACAGCCACAAGCCTTGGGGCACTGCGCGTCAGTGGCAATAAAATGGGTGCGGGACACCCTCTCTATCAGTGCATTGAAGCACAGAGCTGTATTCATATGAATTTCTTTCAGCCCTACACGCTATATGATGCAGGTGGGCGGAGAGTTAGTGGTAGGCGGACGCTAGCAGGAGAACCCTGTGACGGCGAATGCCCTCTGGATATTGAAACGAGGTTTCGCATTTCCTGTGGTGGTGGGCAAAGCCGTTGCAACCAACCAGCGGAAGTAGAGACTCAATATTCCCTAAGAAAAGATAGCAAAGTCTATTTTGGGAACCGGAAGTTCCAAGAGATCGAAGGCACAGTCAGTGCAGCGACCTTCGTCTGCCCTGAAGATGAATATGTCACGAGTATCAGCGAGGATGGCCAGATTTCTTGCTCAGGTGCTCTTGACGAAAGGTTTGTGAGTATATGTCCTCCAGGTTCCGCTGCTTACGGGATGGACGCGCGAGGCTTATTTAAATGCGCTCCCGTGGTTGATTATTGCCAAGAGCCGATTGCCTTTGCTTATGTCATAGATACATCTGGCTCTATGCGTCGCGGAAAACTGGATGCGGCCAAAACCTCGTCAAAATCCCTACTTGGGAATTTGGAAACCGGTGACCGGGCTTCTCTCACTCGCTATAGTAGTTCAGCGGAGAGTGTTCAAAGCCTCACAAAAAATACCAACGATGTAATTTCCAGCTTGAATCAACTCAAGGCGAGAGGCTTCACTAATATGACAGAAGGTCTTCGGCTTGGTGCGCAAAGCTTGCAAGGAATCGCCAAAGATCATCCTGTCATGGTGTTTCTGAGCGATGGTTATCATAATCGTGGTGATGTTGACCCG
This Pseudobacteriovorax antillogorgiicola DNA region includes the following protein-coding sequences:
- a CDS encoding vWA domain-containing protein, producing the protein MLKDESGISTVMMVMIGALVMSTVGSTIILLDKRKTYLEIVRMQTRLELTERQVKETATSLGALRVSGNKMGAGHPLYQCIEAQSCIHMNFFQPYTLYDAGGRRVSGRRTLAGEPCDGECPLDIETRFRISCGGGQSRCNQPAEVETQYSLRKDSKVYFGNRKFQEIEGTVSAATFVCPEDEYVTSISEDGQISCSGALDERFVSICPPGSAAYGMDARGLFKCAPVVDYCQEPIAFAYVIDTSGSMRRGKLDAAKTSSKSLLGNLETGDRASLTRYSSSAESVQSLTKNTNDVISSLNQLKARGFTNMTEGLRLGAQSLQGIAKDHPVMVFLSDGYHNRGDVDPIVEAQKVKDSGVRIFTVGYGKKPDEDRLQKIATAPADYFRAENASQLQKVLANISTIMCRE